From the genome of Actinomycetota bacterium:
CCCCGACTCGCAGCTCGGAGAGCCCGGGAAGCCGCCGTACACACGCGGCATCCGGCCCGACATGTACCGGGGCCGGCTCTGGACCATGCGCCAGTACGCGGGCTTCGGCACGGCCGAGGCCACCAACGCGCGCTTCAAGTTCCTGTTGGGCGCGGGCCAGACCGGCCTCTCATGCGCCTTCGACCTGCCGACGCAGATGGGCTACGACTCCGACCACCCGCGGGCCGAGGGCGAGGTGGGCAAGGTCGGCGTCGCCATCGACTCCCTCGACGACATGCACCGCCTGCTCGACGGCATCCCCCTCGACCGGGTGACGACGTCGATGACGATCAACTCGACCGCGTCGATCCTGCTGCTGCTCTACCAGCTGGTGGCGGAGGACCAGGGCGTCGACGCCAAGCGGCTGGGCGGAACCGTCCAGAACGATCTGCTCAAGGAGTACATCGCGCGGGGCACCTACATCTATCCGCCCCGCCCGTCGATGCGGATCATCACCGACGTCTTCGCCTACTGCAACGAGCACCTGCCGCAATGGAACACCATCTCCATCTCCGGCTACCACATCCGCGAGGCGGGCTCGACCGCGGTGCAGGAGATCGCCTTCACCTTGTCGAACGGCATCGCCTACGTGCAGGCGGCACTCGACGCAGGCCTCGACGTCGACGAGTTCGCGCCGCGCCTCAGCTTCTTCTGGAACGGGCACAACAACTTCTTCGAGGAGGTCGCGAAGTTCCGGGCGTCGCGGCGCATGTGGTATCGCATCATGAGCGAGCGCTTCGGCGCCAAGGACGAGAAGTCGAAGCTCCTCCGGTTCCACACCCAGACCGGCGGCTCCACGCTGCAGGCCCAGCAACCCGAGGTCAACATCGTGCGCGTCGCGGTGCAGGCCTTCGCGGCGGTGATGGGCGGAACCCAGAGCCTGCACACCAACGGCTTCGACGAGGCCATCGGCCTGCCCACCGAACGGGCGGCCAAGCTCGCGCTCCGCACCCAGCAGGTGATCGGCCACGAGTCGGGTGTGGCCGACACGGTGGACCCGCTGGCCGGCTCCTACTTCGTCGAGGCGCTGACCGATCAGGTCGAGGCCGAGGCCTGGCAGTACATCGACAAGATCGACGGCATGGGCGGTTCGGTAGCTGCCATCGAGGCGGGCTACATGCAGGACGAGATCGAGCAGGCGGCCTACGCGTACACGAAGGCGATCGACGACCGCGAGAAGGTGATCGTGGGCGTCAACGAGTACGTCGACAGCGAGCCCGAGCCCGTCGAGGTGTTCCCGATCGACCCCGAGCTGCAGCGGAGCCAGGCCGACCGCGTGCGCGCGCTCAAGGCCGAACGACCCGAGCCCGACGCGGTTCGTGCCGCGCTCGCCGACCTCGAAGCCGCGGCGCGCGGCACGCAGAACCTGCTCGTGCCCATGAAGGAAGCGCTGCGGCGCCGGGCCACCCTCGGCGAGGTCAGCGACGTCCTGCGCGGCGTCTTCGGGGTGTACCAGCCCTCACGCTGAACGTCTCACACCGTCAACCGGTGGTGGGGTGAGGACGGTTGCCCAACAAGGATCGGCGCGAGCCCCGTGCCTCCGGCGAACGTCGGTTGGCCCCGCGCGTCCTGCGCCGGGCGAGCCGTTCGGCGCGAGCGAGGGCGATCAGCTGACGGTGGTGCTGCTCGGCGAGCTGGTCGACGACGTACGGATGCGGGTACATGGTCTGATCCTCTACGCGTGCCGTCGGGGTGGCGAGCGGCGGGATTGACACTCTTCGGCACGATCCTGCCATTGGCAGGAGAGGCCGTGACCCTTAGAATGCTGCCATGAGCCAGAAGATGGTCGCGGTTGTGGCGTTCGACCAGGTGGCGGTGTTCGAGCTGGCGGTGCCGTGCGAGGTCTTCGGCATCGACCGCTCGGCGCACGGCGTGCCGACCTACCGGCTCTCGGTGTGCGCAGCCGAGCCTCCGCCGCTGCGTACGGGCGCCGGGTTCACCATCGACGGGTTGCACGACCTCGCGCCCCTGCGCCGCGCCGACACCGTGATCGTGCCCGCGTGGCGCGACATCGACGAGACGCCGCCCGAGCCGTTGCTCCACGCCCTCCGCCGCGCCCATCGCCGAGGGGCGCGCGTCGCGTCGCTGTGCTCGGGCGCCTTCGTNNNNNNNNNNNNNNNNNNNNNNNNNNNNNNNNNNNNNNNNNNGGCCGAGCGCTTCCCGGCGGTCGACGTCGATCGCTCGGTCCTGTACGTCGACGAGGGACGGGTGCTGACGTCGGCGGGCACCGCAGCCGGGATCGACCTCTGCCTGCACATGGTGCGGCAGGACTACGGAGCGGAGGTGGCCAACGTGTTCGCCCGTCGGATGGTGGTGCCGCCGCATCGCGATGGGGGACAGGCCCAGTTCGTCTCCGCGCCGATTCCACCGGCGTGCGCGGACGACCCCGTCGCCCGCACGCTCGACTGGGCCCTGGTGCACCTCGACGAGGACCTCACCGTGTCCGCGCTCGCAGCGCGGGCCGCCATGTCGGCGCGCACGTTCGCCCGCCGTTTCGTCGCCGCCACCGGCACCACGCCGTTGCAGTGGTTGCTGAACCAGCGTGTGCTCACCGCGCAGCGCTTGCTCGAGACCACCGATCTGCCCATCGAGCGCGTCGCCGAGCGCTGCGGCCTCGGGACCGCCGCCAACCTGCGTACGCAGTTCGGGCGCCACCTGGGCACCACGCCGACGGGCTACCGGCGCACCTTTCGGGCGGCAGGTTGACGCTGGCGAGCTCTCTGCGCGGCTAAGCCGGCGACGGATAACAATGCCGCCCGATGATGCTCGCGGCCGAGGTGGTGACGAAGGTCGATCCGCTCGCGGGGGTCCTGGTCGCCGCGCTCGCGTTCGTCGCGGGTTGGGTGGTGGTGGCCGCCGTCGCCTACCTGGCGCACCGGCCGACGGAGCCCGACGCGGCACCCGACACCCAGGAGCTGGGGCCCGAGCCGCCGGCGATCGCCAACCTGCTCACCGGCACCTTCGAGGTGTCGGCCGAGGCCATGCCGGCGACGCTCGTCGACCTCGCCGCCCGCAGGCTCGTCGAGCTGGAGACGCTGCCCGACGGGAGCACGGTGTGCCGGTTGCGCACGAGCACGGCCGACCGCGACGCCGACCTCGCCCCCTACGAGTCGCAGGTGCTCGGCCTGCTGCGCGACAAGGCCGTGAACGGCGTCGTCCCCGCGGGCGCGCTGACCACGGGCACCGGTGAGCGGGCGAGCGCGTTCTGGAAGTCGTTCCGCAAGGCGGTGATCGCCGACGCCCAGCAGCGCGGGCTGTGCCGGGCGGTATGGGGCAAGCGCATCTCCAGCCTCCTCGGGATCGCCGCCCTGCTCCCGTTCCTCCTGATCTGGGCCGCGGGCCGGTTCAAGGCGCCGGACGAGGTGGAGTGGACGCCGCTCGGCGCGGTCACGATCGCGTGTGCGTTGGCGATCGCGTTCCTCGGCGCGCGCATCGCCGCGTCCGACCGGCAGCGGGGCACGGACGCGGGGATGCAGGCCGCATCGCGCTGGCTCGGCGTACGCGGGTACCTGAGCGGGACGGCGACGTTCCCCGACCTGCCTCCCGCGCACGTCGTGCTGTGGGATCGCTACCTTGCGTACGCGACGGCGTTCGGGGTGGCGCGCGCGTGCGTGCGCGCGCTGCCGATGAGCGCCGAGCCCGACCGCCGGGCGTGGAGCTCCTACGGCGGCCGTTGGCGGCAGGTGAAGGTGCGCTACCCGAAGCTGCGCCCGGGGTGGGGCATGTCGCCGTGGATCGCGCTTCTGCGCGGCCTGTTCTTCGGGGCGTTCGCGGGGTTCATCACCTACGTGCTGCTCATCCGGGTCGACCCGCGCGACTCGCTCGACGCCACCGGCCCCGCCAGCCGCTACGTGGCGTGGGCGGTGCTCGGAGCCGGACTGATCTGCCTGCTCGTCACCGTGCGCCTCGGCTCGCTCGTCGTGCAGGCGCTGAACGACCTGTTCGTGACGCGCACCGTGGAGGGCGAGGTGTTGCGCGAGCGCACGTGGGGGACCGACGAGAACATCACTCACTGGGTGGCGGTCGACAACGGCAAGTCACCCGTGGTCCGCGCCTGGCGCGTGAGCCCGGCGCGGGCGACCGAGGTCGACCAGAATCAGGTCGTGCGGGCGCGCGTGACTCCGTTGCTCGGCTTCGTGCGGTCGTTCGAACGGCTGCCGGTAGTCTCGAAGTGATGGCGATTCGGTTGGTGATCATCGGGGGCGGGCCCGCCGGGAACCAGGCGGCGACGCACGCGGCGCGCCTGGGTGCCGACGTCGTGCTGGTCGAGCGCGATGTGGTGGGCGGGGCGGCGCACCTGTGGGACTGCATCCCGTCGAAGGCCATGATCGCGACCGGCGGCGCCATGGCGTTCAACCGCCGCTCGCACGGCATGGGTCTCACCGAGGCCGACGTCACTGTCGACCTCGACGCGCTGAAGGAGCGCATTGCCGCCATCGAGAGCCGCCTCAACCGGTCGATCTTCGGCCTGCTCGAGAGCCAGGGCGTGCGGATGGTGCAGGGCAGTGGGCGGCTGGCGGGACCGCACGAGGTCGTCGTCGAGACGGCCGACGGCAGCGTGGAGGAGCTGCACGCCGATGCCGTGTTGCTGTGCACCGGCAGTCGCCCGCGTGTTCCCGACTGGTGTCAGCCCGACGGTGACCGCGTCCTGACGACGCGCCAGGCCTACCCGCCGCCCTCGTTGCCCGAGCACCTCGTCGTCGTCGGGTCGGGTGTGACCGGCGTGGAGTTCGTGCACATGTTCGCGTCGTTCGGCTCGCGGGTGACGCTCATCGTGAGCCGGCAGCAGGTCCTGCCCCAGAAGGACCCGGAGGTGGCGGCCGCGCTCGAGCAGGACTTCGTGCAACGCGGTGTCGTGCTGCTGAAGGGGGCGCGGGCCATGGGTGTCGAGCGCGACGGCGCCTCGGTGGTCGTGCACTGTGACGACGGCCGCAGAGCTGCCGGTTCGCACACCCTGCTCGCCATCGGGTCGCTGCCGAACTCCGAGGGCCTCGGTCTGGAGGACGCGGGCGTCGAGGTCGACGCCGGCGGCTACGTGCCGATCAACCATCACTGCCAGTCGAACGTGGACCACATCTATGCCGCGGGCGACCTGTCGGGGAAGCTGCCGTTGTCGTCGGTGGCCGCCATGCAGGGCCGCAAGATCGCCGAGCACGTGATGGGGCTCCACACGCGCGACCACCGCCACCTCGACTACGACAAGGCCGCGTCGGCCATCTTCACCGAGCCGGAGATCGCCGACGTGGGCCTGGCCGAGGCGGAGGCGTTCGCCGAAGGCCGCAAGATCCGCGTGACCAAGGTGCCGTTCTCGGCCAGCGCGAAGGCGCTCATCAACGACGACCCGCGCGGGTTCGTGAAGATCCTGTCCGACCCCGCGACCGGCGTCGTGCTCGGTGGCTCGATCGTCGGGCGCCATGCGGCCGAGCTCATCTCGGTGATCGCGGTGGCCGTGACCGCGCACCTCAAGGTCACCGACATCGTCGAGAGCGTGCTCGTGCACCCCACGCTGTCGGAGGCGCTGGCCGAAGCGGCGGAGTGAACGGTGGGGAGAGGGGTTCAGCCGATGACGGCGACGACGTCGCCGGCGCTGACGGTGTCGCCGACGCTCACCTTGATCTCGGCGATGGTGCCCGCCTTCTCCGCGGTGATCTGGTTCTCCATCTTCATGGCCTCGAGCACGCACACCGCCTGACCCATCTCGACCGGGTCGCCCACCGCGACGAGCACCTTGAGGATCGTGCCCTGCATCGGCACGCGCACCTGGTCGGCCCCTAGCACCGCCCCGCCGGTGGCGATGGCCCGCGCGCGCGGACGGCGGGGGCGCAACCCACCCGGGGCGGGCGCGACGGGCGCGACGTCGGGCACCCAGAGCCGCACGTTGTAACGGCGGCCGTCCACCTGGCTTGGCCGGCGCGGCGATGCCCGAGAGATCGAGCCTCTCCTCCACCCAGTTGGTGGAGTGCGTGGCGGCCACGAAGTCGGGGTGCTCGAGGATCGCCACGTGTGCGGGGATGGTGGTCGCCACCCCTTCGATCTGCGTCTCGCGCAGGGCGCGGAGCATGCGCAGGCGCGCGTGCTCACGGTCGCTGCCCCAGACGACGAGCTTGGCGATGAGGTTGTCGTAGTACTGGCTGACGGTGTCGCCTTCGTCGTAGCCCGCGTCGACTCGCGTGCCGAAGCCGTCGGGCCGGCGGAATCGCGTGATCGTGCCGGGCGACGGCAGGAACCTGCCCCCCGCCGAGTTCTCGGCGTTGATGCGGCACTCGATCGCGTGGCCCCGCCGCACGATGTCCTCCTGCGCGAGCGGCAGCGCCTCACCCGCGGCCACGAGCAGCTGCAGCTCGACGAGGTCGAAACCGACGGTCAGCTCCGTGATCGGGTGCTCGACCTGGAGGCGCGTGTTCATCTCGAGGAAGAAGAAGTCGCCGTCCTGGAACAGGAACTCGACCGTGCCCGCGTTGACGTAGTTGCACGCCCGGGCCACCTTCACCGCCGCGTCACCCATCGCCTCACGGATGCGGTCGGGGAACTCGGGGGCGGGGCTCTCCTCGATGAGCTTCTGGTGCCGGCGCTGGCATGAGCAGTCGCGCTCGCCGAGCCACACGGCGTTGCCGTGCGTGTCCGCGAACACCTGCATCTCGATGTGGCGGGGCCAGCCGAGGTAGCGCTCGGGGTACACCTCGTCGCGGCCGAAGTACGCCTTGGCCTCCCGTTGCGCCGACTCCATCGCGCTCGCCGCCGAGGCCGCGTCCTGCACGACCTTCATTCCCCGTCCACCGCCGCCGTACGCGGCCTTGATGGCGACGGGCCAGCCGAACTCCTCGCCGAAGGCGACGACCTCGTCGGGCGACGTGAGCGGCTCGGAGCGTCCGGGCACGCCGCGGACCCCGGCCCGCTCGGCGGCCAGGCGCGACGAGATCTTGTCGCCCATGATCTCGATCGCCTCCGGCGGCGGGCCGACGAAGGTGACCCCCTGCGCGGTGATGGCGCGCGCGAAGTCGGCGTTCTCCGAGAAGAAGCCGTAGCCGGGATGGACGGCCTCGGCGCCGCTGCGAGAGATCGCGTCGAGGATCGCGTCGGTGTTGAGGTAGCTCTCGGCCGCGGTCTGGCCGCCGAGCGCGTACGCCTCGTCGGCGAGGCGCACGTGCATCGCGTCGCGGTCGAGGTCGGAGTAGACGGCGACGGTGGCGATGCCGAGCTCGCGGCACGTGCGGATGACCCGCACAGCGATCTCACCGCGATTGGCGATCAGGACCCGGGAGAACGGCGGCATGGCGTCATATGGTTACAAGATCTGGGACGTTCGCCGCCATGCGGAGCTCGACTCCACCAACCGGCTGGCGGCCGACCTGGCGCGCGCAGGTGCTCCCGAGGGTGTCGTCGTGGTGGCCGACCACCAGACCGCAGGTCGCGGGCGGTTGGGTCGCACGTGGGAGGCGCCTCCCGGCTCGTCGTTGCTGATGACCGTGGTGCTCCGGCCCGCGCTCGATGCCGGCCGGCTGCACCTGGCGACGATGGCCGTCGCCCTGGCCGCGGCGGACGCGTGCGCCGACGTGGCCGGCTTCGCGCCCGAGCTCAAGTGGCCCAACGACCTGGTGGTGCATGATCGCAAGCTGGCAGGAATCCTCGCGGAGGCCGGCTTCGAGGGGAACGCGCCTCGATGGGTGGTGGTGGGAATCGGCCTGAACGTCAACTGGCCGGCGGAGCTGCCCGCCGAGCTGTCGGGCATCGCGGTCGCCGCCAACCACCTCGCGGGTCGCGATGTCGATCGCGAGCTTCTCCTCGCGCAGCTGCTCGAGGGGCTCGCCAACCGCTGCTCCTCGCTCGACGCGGTCGCGGAGGACTACCGCCGGCGCTGCAGGACGATCGGTCGAGACGTGCGGGTGGAGCTG
Proteins encoded in this window:
- a CDS encoding biotin--[acetyl-CoA-carboxylase] ligase, which encodes MPSSRHVRMTRTAISPRLAIRTRENGGMASYGYKIWDVRRHAELDSTNRLAADLARAGAPEGVVVVADHQTAGRGRLGRTWEAPPGSSLLMTVVLRPALDAGRLHLATMAVALAAADACADVAGFAPELKWPNDLVVHDRKLAGILAEAGFEGNAPRWVVVGIGLNVNWPAELPAELSGIAVAANHLAGRDVDRELLLAQLLEGLANRCSSLDAVAEDYRRRCRTIGRDVRVELSGETLRGRAVDVDDAGHLVVDTGDNVRVVAAGDVVHLR
- a CDS encoding methylmalonyl-CoA mutase: MANDERRTDSGIEIKPVYRPRDLEGWDPDSQLGEPGKPPYTRGIRPDMYRGRLWTMRQYAGFGTAEATNARFKFLLGAGQTGLSCAFDLPTQMGYDSDHPRAEGEVGKVGVAIDSLDDMHRLLDGIPLDRVTTSMTINSTASILLLLYQLVAEDQGVDAKRLGGTVQNDLLKEYIARGTYIYPPRPSMRIITDVFAYCNEHLPQWNTISISGYHIREAGSTAVQEIAFTLSNGIAYVQAALDAGLDVDEFAPRLSFFWNGHNNFFEEVAKFRASRRMWYRIMSERFGAKDEKSKLLRFHTQTGGSTLQAQQPEVNIVRVAVQAFAAVMGGTQSLHTNGFDEAIGLPTERAAKLALRTQQVIGHESGVADTVDPLAGSYFVEALTDQVEAEAWQYIDKIDGMGGSVAAIEAGYMQDEIEQAAYAYTKAIDDREKVIVGVNEYVDSEPEPVEVFPIDPELQRSQADRVRALKAERPEPDAVRAALADLEAAARGTQNLLVPMKEALRRRATLGEVSDVLRGVFGVYQPSR
- a CDS encoding DUF2207 domain-containing protein, which produces MMLAAEVVTKVDPLAGVLVAALAFVAGWVVVAAVAYLAHRPTEPDAAPDTQELGPEPPAIANLLTGTFEVSAEAMPATLVDLAARRLVELETLPDGSTVCRLRTSTADRDADLAPYESQVLGLLRDKAVNGVVPAGALTTGTGERASAFWKSFRKAVIADAQQRGLCRAVWGKRISSLLGIAALLPFLLIWAAGRFKAPDEVEWTPLGAVTIACALAIAFLGARIAASDRQRGTDAGMQAASRWLGVRGYLSGTATFPDLPPAHVVLWDRYLAYATAFGVARACVRALPMSAEPDRRAWSSYGGRWRQVKVRYPKLRPGWGMSPWIALLRGLFFGAFAGFITYVLLIRVDPRDSLDATGPASRYVAWAVLGAGLICLLVTVRLGSLVVQALNDLFVTRTVEGEVLRERTWGTDENITHWVAVDNGKSPVVRAWRVSPARATEVDQNQVVRARVTPLLGFVRSFERLPVVSK
- a CDS encoding FAD-dependent oxidoreductase, which produces MAIRLVIIGGGPAGNQAATHAARLGADVVLVERDVVGGAAHLWDCIPSKAMIATGGAMAFNRRSHGMGLTEADVTVDLDALKERIAAIESRLNRSIFGLLESQGVRMVQGSGRLAGPHEVVVETADGSVEELHADAVLLCTGSRPRVPDWCQPDGDRVLTTRQAYPPPSLPEHLVVVGSGVTGVEFVHMFASFGSRVTLIVSRQQVLPQKDPEVAAALEQDFVQRGVVLLKGARAMGVERDGASVVVHCDDGRRAAGSHTLLAIGSLPNSEGLGLEDAGVEVDAGGYVPINHHCQSNVDHIYAAGDLSGKLPLSSVAAMQGRKIAEHVMGLHTRDHRHLDYDKAASAIFTEPEIADVGLAEAEAFAEGRKIRVTKVPFSASAKALINDDPRGFVKILSDPATGVVLGGSIVGRHAAELISVIAVAVTAHLKVTDIVESVLVHPTLSEALAEAAE